GGTCGGCGGGACGCTGCCGGGGATCGAGCTGCCGGCGCCGCCCGACGACCTCGCCGAACGCCGCGCCCGCCGGGCCGCCGAGAAGGCGGCCCGCGAGGCGGAACGGGCCGCGAACGCGGCCGGTCGCGAACTGGCCGAGGTCGCGGCCCGGCGGGACAGGGTCCGCGAGCGCGCAGCCCACCTGCGCGAGCGGATCGACGACCTGCGCCGGGACCTCGCCCGTCTCGAATCCGATCTCGCCTCCGCCGACGCGACGCTCACCGAGCTCGACGACGCACACGCGGCGGCGGCCGGCGCGTCGCGCGACGCGGACCGGGCGGCCGAGCGTGCGCGATCCGCGCTCGAATGATCCCCGGCTCACAGGACCTTCGTAGACCAGCCGCCTAGGGTGTCGGGCATGGCTGTTCCCGCCGTCGCGATCGACGACGCCGACCCCGACGACACCTCGTTCACCTTCACCGCCGGCGAGCTGCGGTCGCTGCGCGACGAGATGCAGAGGTTCCTCCTCGGCTACCGCTTCGGCATGCAGGAGATCGAGACGAAGATCTCGATCCTGCGCGAGGAGTTCCTCCAGACGCACGACTACAACCCGATCGAACATGTCTCGTCGCGGCTGAAGTCCACCGACAGCCTCCTCGAGAAGGTGCAGCGCAAGGGCGTCGATGCCGACCTGCCCTCGATCCGCGAGAACATCACCGACATCGCCGGCGTGCGGATCACGTGCAGCTTCGTCGCGGACGTCTACCGCCTGTTCGACCTGCTCAGCGAGCAGGACGACATCCGCGTGCTGAACGTCAAGGACTACATCGCCGAGCCGAAGTCGAACGGGTACAAGAGCCTGCACGCGATCCTCGAGGTGCCGGTGTTCCTCTCGACCGGCCGCATCGAGGTCCCCGTCGAAGTGCAGTTCCGCACGATCGCGATGGACTTCTGGGCGAGCCTCGAGCACAAGATCTACTACAAGTACGACCGGCAGGTGCCGGGCGCGCTCCTGGACAGCCTGAAGGACGCCGCCGACACCGCCGCCGAGCTCGACACGCGCATGGAGCGGCTGCACCGCGAGATCCGGGGTGCGACCCCGACACCCGCCACCGGCGTCATCCGGCTCTGACGTTGCGAACCCGCCCGCCACTACGCTGAGCGGGTGGAACAGCATGTCGCGTCACTGCTCGCGATCGCCGTACTGGCGGTGCTCGCGCCACTCGCGTCCCGGGCGATCGGCCGGCTCGTGCGCGTCCCCGTCGTGGTCTTCGAGCTGGCGCTCGGCATCCTCGCGGGGCCGAGCCTGCTGAATCTGATCCAGCCGGGCGAGGTCGTGTCGACCCTCAGCGAATTCGGCCTCGCACTGCTGTTCTTCGTCGCCGGAACCGAGATCCAGGCCAGTGCCCTGCGGGGCCGCACCGGCCAGCGCGCGTGGATGGGGTGGTTCGTCAGCGTCATCGCGGGCGTCGCGGTCGGGTGGCTGCTGGTGCCCGGCGAACCCGCGGTCATCATCGGAATCGCGCTGACATCGACGGCGCTGGGCACGCTGCTGCCGATCCTGCGCGACGCCGGAGAGATGAAGACGCCGTTCGGAAAGGCCGTGAGCGCGCTCGGCACGGTGGGGGAGTTCGGGCCGCTCATCGCGATCTCGGTCTTTCTCGGCGGACGCAACCCGGGGGTGGCCACCCTTGTTCTGCTGCTGTTCGCCGTCATCGCGGGCTTCGCCGTGTGGTTCGCGATGCGCGTGCCGAAGGGGCGACTGCACGAGATCGTCAGCGCCACACTGCACACCTCCGGCCAGTTCGCCGTCCGGGCGATGTTCCTGATCATCGCCGTCCTGGTCGCGCTGAGCATCGTGCTGCAGATCGACCTGCTCCTGGGGGCGTTCACCGCCGGTGTGGTGTGGCGCCTGGCGATGCGCGAGGCCGCCGAGAGCGACCAGAAGGCGGTCGAGAGCAAGGTCGAGGGCATCGCCTTCGGCTTCTTCGTGCCGATCTTCTTCATCTACACCGGCGTCACCTTCGACCTCCAGGCCCTGATCGACGACCCGGGCCTGCTCGCCTACGTCGCGCTCGCGCTGCTGGCGATGCTCGTCGTTCGCGGCATCCCGTCCACGATCGTGGCCGAGCCCGGGGCGACGCTGCGCGAACGCGCGTCGCTGCTGCTGATGGGATCGACGGGGCTGCCGATCATCGTCGCCGTGACCTCGATCGGCGTGTCCGAGAAGATCCTCACCACGGCCCACGCGGCGATCCTCGTCGGCGCCGGCATGCTCTCGGTGCTGATCTTCCCGCTGGTCGCGATGGGGCTGCGGGGCGAGTCTCCCCGGCAGATCGGGCCTTTCCCGCAGGACGACGACGTGGCGTGACCCATGAGGGACGTCTTCGCCGCCATGTTCGCCGATGCCCGCGACCGGCTCGCCGGCGCTCCGCGTGAGGCCCTCGGCGAGCTGATCCGGCCGCGCCGCGTGCTGGGGATCGCCCGCGCCGAGCGGATCGTGCCGCGAGGCACCGCGTGGCACCTGGGCGCGCTGCTGCTCACCGACACCGCGGTGCTGGCCACCGGCGACGTCGTCCGGTCCCGGCAGGAGGTCCGTCGCGGATACACCGCCGCCGCGCAGCGCCGCCGCGCCGAACTCGCCGCAGCGGCGCGACGGGGTGGATTCGCCGAGGGCGAGACGGTCCACATCGGGTGGCGGGTGCTCGACACGACGGATGCGTCGGGTGCGGCATCCGCTCCCCTCGCGATCGTCCGCGGCGTGCCGAGCGTGCGCTGGAGCGCCCAGGGCGGGTACATGCCGCTTCGGTCATACCTCGACGAGCGGATCGCGCTGCTGCGGGATCCGCCGGCGGGCGCCTAGTCCGTGGGGCCGAACCGCTTGGCGAACGCGCGCAGCAGGCGCGTGGGTTCGGTGACGGATGCCGCGCGCACGCGCCCGGCCACCTCGTCGAAGGCATCCGAGTCGAAGTAGCCGTCGTTGCGATACACCACCATGCGCGCCACGAAGGCGTCCGCGGTCGGCTCGGGATGGAACTGGACCGCGTACAGGCGGTCG
This region of Microbacterium thalassium genomic DNA includes:
- a CDS encoding GTP pyrophosphokinase translates to MAVPAVAIDDADPDDTSFTFTAGELRSLRDEMQRFLLGYRFGMQEIETKISILREEFLQTHDYNPIEHVSSRLKSTDSLLEKVQRKGVDADLPSIRENITDIAGVRITCSFVADVYRLFDLLSEQDDIRVLNVKDYIAEPKSNGYKSLHAILEVPVFLSTGRIEVPVEVQFRTIAMDFWASLEHKIYYKYDRQVPGALLDSLKDAADTAAELDTRMERLHREIRGATPTPATGVIRL
- a CDS encoding cation:proton antiporter, with amino-acid sequence MEQHVASLLAIAVLAVLAPLASRAIGRLVRVPVVVFELALGILAGPSLLNLIQPGEVVSTLSEFGLALLFFVAGTEIQASALRGRTGQRAWMGWFVSVIAGVAVGWLLVPGEPAVIIGIALTSTALGTLLPILRDAGEMKTPFGKAVSALGTVGEFGPLIAISVFLGGRNPGVATLVLLLFAVIAGFAVWFAMRVPKGRLHEIVSATLHTSGQFAVRAMFLIIAVLVALSIVLQIDLLLGAFTAGVVWRLAMREAAESDQKAVESKVEGIAFGFFVPIFFIYTGVTFDLQALIDDPGLLAYVALALLAMLVVRGIPSTIVAEPGATLRERASLLLMGSTGLPIIVAVTSIGVSEKILTTAHAAILVGAGMLSVLIFPLVAMGLRGESPRQIGPFPQDDDVA
- a CDS encoding glutaminase, with the protein product MRDVFAAMFADARDRLAGAPREALGELIRPRRVLGIARAERIVPRGTAWHLGALLLTDTAVLATGDVVRSRQEVRRGYTAAAQRRRAELAAAARRGGFAEGETVHIGWRVLDTTDASGAASAPLAIVRGVPSVRWSAQGGYMPLRSYLDERIALLRDPPAGA